In Candidatus Hadarchaeales archaeon, one DNA window encodes the following:
- a CDS encoding metal-dependent transcriptional regulator gives MVTESSEEYLEALYRLKERGEKTTTTKVAKELGVAPSSATLMLKKLAKEGYLQHHPYRGVILTQKGEETGRGILRKHRIMERFLSSLGLSPSKAHEKACELEHHIPEEVETAIHRKMETERLLPKGVPPGSLPLTGLLEGQKGIVSHLSGGTSACRRLADMGITPGVEVEVLKSALFRGPLLVKVRGTTLAVGRGLASRVFVKPLG, from the coding sequence ATGGTCACCGAGAGTTCCGAGGAATATCTGGAGGCCCTCTACCGCCTAAAGGAGAGGGGGGAGAAAACCACCACCACGAAAGTGGCAAAGGAGTTGGGGGTGGCTCCCTCCAGTGCAACCCTCATGCTCAAAAAACTAGCTAAGGAAGGATATTTGCAACACCATCCCTACAGGGGGGTAATCCTCACCCAAAAAGGGGAAGAAACGGGAAGGGGCATCCTGAGAAAACACAGGATAATGGAGAGGTTCCTGAGCAGCCTGGGCCTTTCCCCCTCCAAGGCCCATGAAAAAGCCTGCGAACTCGAACATCATATACCCGAAGAGGTGGAGACCGCCATCCATCGAAAAATGGAGACGGAACGCCTCCTCCCCAAAGGGGTACCACCAGGTTCCCTCCCCCTCACGGGCTTACTGGAGGGACAGAAAGGGATAGTCTCCCATCTTTCTGGTGGAACTTCCGCCTGCCGTCGCCTGGCCGATATGGGCATTACTCCCGGAGTGGAAGTAGAGGTCCTGAAGTCCGCTCTCTTTCGCGGACCCTTGTTGGTGAAGGTAAGGGGAACCACGTTGGCGGTGGGTAGGGGTTTGGCCTCGAGGGTCTTCGTAAAACCCCTCGGGTGA
- a CDS encoding glycosyltransferase family 4 protein, whose amino-acid sequence MRVAMLAWESLHSIWIGGLGVVVSKLSAELSKRGHEVHLFTRWVEGQEEHERLEGVYYHRCKFDPGFDLFSLTRNMSHAMVSALKWVERREGRFDLVHGHDWHVVEALHLLKQEGRRLVFTYHSTEYGRNGNKFGDWWEFREISGKEWYGGYLADMVTTVSNYMKREVCWLYHLPEEKVEVVPNAVDAEDFGVEVNPEEIKREYGLSSDPVVLFPGRLEYQKGPDLLIEAIPKVLEKGQRVRFVFTGTGSMREELERRARELGVGHVVKFLGFLPLRKYIEILRASDIVCIPSRNEPFGIVLLEAWAAGKPVVAAGVGGLDENMENLVEGIKVQPQPEAIAWGINYLLDSPSERERMVKNAREKVRNFSWKKSADKLLEVYKKTLG is encoded by the coding sequence ATGAGGGTGGCGATGCTTGCTTGGGAATCCCTGCATTCCATCTGGATAGGGGGATTGGGAGTAGTGGTGAGCAAGCTTTCCGCCGAGCTTTCCAAGAGGGGCCATGAAGTTCACCTCTTTACCAGATGGGTGGAGGGTCAAGAGGAGCACGAGAGACTGGAGGGGGTTTACTACCACAGGTGTAAGTTCGATCCAGGTTTTGATCTCTTTTCCCTCACTAGGAACATGTCCCATGCGATGGTGTCCGCCCTGAAGTGGGTAGAAAGGAGGGAAGGGAGATTTGACCTGGTGCACGGCCATGACTGGCATGTGGTTGAAGCCTTACATCTCCTGAAACAGGAAGGGAGGCGCTTGGTTTTTACCTATCATTCCACCGAATACGGAAGGAACGGAAACAAGTTTGGAGATTGGTGGGAGTTCAGGGAGATTTCAGGAAAGGAGTGGTATGGAGGTTATTTGGCGGACATGGTTACCACCGTTTCCAATTACATGAAAAGGGAGGTTTGCTGGCTATACCATCTTCCAGAAGAAAAAGTGGAGGTGGTACCCAATGCCGTAGATGCGGAGGATTTCGGAGTAGAGGTGAATCCGGAGGAGATAAAGAGGGAGTATGGTCTGTCTTCGGACCCTGTAGTACTCTTTCCTGGTCGCTTGGAGTACCAAAAGGGACCCGATCTCTTGATAGAAGCCATCCCCAAAGTTTTGGAGAAGGGGCAAAGGGTGAGGTTCGTGTTTACTGGTACGGGAAGCATGAGGGAGGAACTGGAGCGTAGGGCGAGGGAACTCGGGGTAGGACACGTTGTTAAGTTCTTGGGATTCTTGCCCTTGAGGAAGTATATCGAAATCCTCAGAGCCAGTGACATCGTCTGTATCCCCAGTCGCAACGAACCCTTTGGCATCGTCTTGCTCGAGGCTTGGGCCGCCGGAAAACCTGTGGTGGCCGCGGGTGTGGGAGGACTGGATGAAAACATGGAAAACCTGGTGGAAGGAATAAAGGTTCAACCCCAGCCAGAGGCCATAGCTTGGGGAATCAACTATCTATTGGACTCGCCTTCTGAGAGGGAAAGGATGGTGAAGAATGCAAGGGAGAAAGTGAGGAATTTCAGTTGGAAGAAATCCGCGGACAAGCTGCTGGAAGTTTACAAGAAGACCTTGGGCTAA
- a CDS encoding AAA family ATPase yields MGENLKIAITGKGGVGKTTIAAGLARAFGRRGKKVVALDLDPSPNLLFTLGTEGEVAKEKLIPLMERSSLIQERTGAPPEGYGLVFKLNPKVDDLLDRFGIKCRDGVKLLVVGKIRKGGQGCFCPANALARRLIEYLSRVAEVLVLDMEAGVEHLGRGTTQATEVMIVVVEPSLKSLETAKQIKKLGEDLGINKIFSVLNKFREGSEGLMRKLEEEGMPVLAVIPYTEAVARAELLGESVFDSEEGKNLFSKFMELSLELEERIR; encoded by the coding sequence TTGGGTGAGAACCTGAAGATAGCGATAACAGGGAAGGGAGGGGTGGGAAAAACCACCATAGCAGCTGGACTGGCTAGGGCCTTTGGCAGGAGGGGAAAGAAAGTGGTGGCCCTAGACTTGGATCCTTCCCCCAACCTCCTCTTCACGTTGGGAACGGAGGGAGAAGTGGCGAAAGAAAAGCTGATACCCCTGATGGAGAGGTCTTCTCTCATCCAAGAGAGAACTGGAGCACCACCGGAGGGATATGGTCTGGTCTTCAAACTCAACCCCAAGGTAGACGACCTTCTCGATAGATTCGGTATAAAATGCAGGGATGGAGTGAAGTTACTGGTAGTGGGGAAAATCAGGAAGGGTGGACAGGGTTGTTTCTGTCCCGCCAATGCCCTTGCCAGGAGACTCATTGAGTATCTTTCTAGAGTGGCCGAAGTCCTCGTCCTAGACATGGAAGCGGGAGTGGAACATCTGGGGAGGGGAACCACGCAGGCTACGGAGGTAATGATCGTGGTGGTAGAACCAAGTCTAAAATCCCTCGAAACCGCCAAACAGATCAAAAAGCTTGGAGAAGATTTGGGGATAAACAAGATTTTCTCCGTGCTCAACAAGTTCAGGGAGGGAAGTGAGGGATTGATGAGAAAATTGGAAGAGGAAGGCATGCCCGTTCTGGCCGTTATTCCCTATACGGAAGCGGTGGCAAGAGCGGAGTTACTCGGAGAATCCGTTTTCGATTCTGAGGAAGGAAAGAATCTTTTTTCCAAATTCATGGAGCTCAGCTTGGAGCTGGAGGAAAGGATCAGATGA
- a CDS encoding MBL fold metallo-hydrolase produces MRLVKNVYWYPEKGLGDCNVYVVEGNPTILIDPGNPRYLERRLKEMREDGLEPEEIEIIVNTHSHPDHCGANRPLQELSGAKIMIHREEEEHLKFSIEFGRYFGMEVPRFEVDSYLGNKIGEEETELLVLHTPGHSPGSVSLYHPKLKLLLCGDLVFEGGVGRTDFPGGSSKELATSIEKVSVLNLQYLLPGHGGILKGEERIRRNFEFVKEYFL; encoded by the coding sequence TTGAGACTGGTAAAAAACGTATATTGGTATCCCGAGAAGGGATTGGGGGATTGTAACGTTTATGTGGTGGAAGGAAACCCCACCATCCTCATAGATCCAGGCAATCCTAGGTATCTGGAGAGACGTTTGAAGGAAATGAGGGAAGATGGGCTGGAACCGGAGGAAATAGAAATAATTGTAAACACACACAGTCATCCCGACCATTGTGGTGCCAACCGTCCCCTTCAAGAACTTTCTGGAGCCAAAATCATGATCCACAGGGAGGAAGAAGAACATCTCAAGTTCAGCATAGAATTCGGGAGATACTTCGGGATGGAAGTACCGAGGTTCGAAGTGGACTCTTACTTGGGAAACAAAATAGGAGAGGAGGAAACAGAACTCTTGGTCCTCCATACACCCGGTCATTCTCCTGGAAGTGTGAGCCTATATCACCCCAAATTGAAACTCCTTCTTTGCGGGGACCTGGTGTTCGAAGGTGGGGTGGGAAGGACCGATTTTCCTGGTGGAAGTTCGAAAGAACTTGCAACTTCTATAGAAAAGGTTTCCGTTCTCAACCTACAGTATCTTCTTCCTGGCCATGGAGGGATCCTGAAAGGTGAAGAAAGGATAAGGAGAAACTTCGAGTTCGTTAAGGAATACTTCCTTTAG
- the nikR gene encoding nickel-responsive transcriptional regulator NikR: MGEKITRISITLPEDLLHELDRSLKSQNYVSRSEAIRDAIRDFLTNYKWRSELEGELLGVVVMVYDHEVRGLTEEILEIQHRSEGIIRSSQHLHLDEKNCMETLLVRGTAGEIKKLVDRLGALRGVKQVKLVVAGT, encoded by the coding sequence ATGGGAGAGAAAATAACTAGGATAAGCATTACCCTTCCCGAGGATCTTTTGCATGAACTAGATCGTTCTCTTAAATCGCAGAACTATGTAAGTCGCTCTGAGGCCATTAGAGATGCCATCAGGGATTTCCTCACCAATTACAAATGGCGCAGCGAATTGGAGGGGGAGCTCTTGGGGGTGGTGGTGATGGTTTACGATCATGAGGTTAGAGGTTTGACGGAAGAGATCCTAGAAATACAGCATAGAAGTGAAGGGATCATCCGTTCTTCCCAACATCTTCACTTAGATGAGAAGAATTGCATGGAAACCCTTTTGGTCAGAGGAACGGCGGGAGAAATAAAAAAATTGGTGGATAGGCTAGGAGCCCTCAGGGGAGTGAAACAGGTTAAGCTTGTAGTGGCAGGCACTTGA
- a CDS encoding glycosyltransferase family 4 protein — protein sequence MRILYFSFEYPPFFVGGLGTYAYEMTRRFARRGHSVTVFAKNPGNLPTSDLEEGVEIHRPMTVDATDLLPLIVPEDVKHWPLHAQQYFADAFIYNILSSTKVCNQLVRADQRQFDLIVAHDWISGIAGITCKKDLKKPFVFHLHSVEEGRVGDGSPTIKNLERLAARTAEVVVTVSYAMRDHLISLGYEERKIRVIYNGVDEKKYDPSTVKEEEILEFREKLGVGTDPMILFIGRLSWVKGADTLVRAMPLILAEVPNAKLVILGKGEQEKMLRDLIRQLGVEKSVITEFQYVNERERILHYAAADVAVFPSKYEPFGIVATEAMSMGKPVVVGAKGVSGFREQVIHQGPERCGSHVNPDDPYDVAKFTIELLKDEKLRKELGKNARKRVLEKFTFDQAADNTLKLYEAVLQNHLP from the coding sequence GTGAGGATCCTGTACTTCTCTTTTGAGTATCCCCCTTTCTTCGTCGGGGGCTTGGGTACGTACGCCTATGAGATGACTAGACGTTTTGCCAGGAGGGGGCACAGCGTAACGGTTTTTGCCAAGAATCCTGGAAACTTACCCACTTCCGATCTGGAGGAAGGAGTGGAGATCCATAGACCTATGACGGTGGATGCAACGGATCTCCTCCCTCTCATCGTCCCGGAAGATGTGAAGCATTGGCCCCTTCATGCCCAGCAATACTTTGCCGATGCCTTCATTTACAACATCCTCTCTTCCACTAAAGTTTGCAACCAGTTGGTGAGGGCCGATCAGAGACAGTTCGACTTGATCGTGGCCCATGATTGGATTTCTGGGATAGCCGGAATTACCTGTAAAAAGGACCTGAAAAAACCCTTCGTTTTCCATCTTCATTCCGTGGAAGAGGGAAGGGTGGGCGATGGTTCCCCCACCATAAAGAACCTGGAGAGGTTGGCTGCAAGAACGGCCGAAGTGGTAGTGACGGTAAGTTATGCCATGAGGGATCATCTCATTTCCTTGGGATACGAGGAGAGGAAAATTCGGGTGATCTACAACGGTGTGGACGAAAAAAAATACGATCCCTCGACGGTAAAAGAGGAGGAAATACTTGAATTCAGGGAGAAGCTAGGGGTGGGCACAGACCCCATGATCCTCTTCATAGGAAGGTTGTCCTGGGTGAAGGGGGCAGACACGCTCGTGAGGGCCATGCCCCTCATCCTAGCGGAGGTGCCGAATGCCAAGTTAGTCATCTTAGGAAAAGGAGAGCAGGAGAAAATGCTGAGGGATCTGATAAGGCAACTCGGGGTGGAGAAGAGCGTGATCACGGAGTTCCAGTACGTGAATGAAAGGGAGAGAATTTTACACTATGCAGCTGCGGACGTGGCAGTCTTCCCCTCCAAGTACGAGCCCTTTGGAATAGTGGCCACAGAAGCCATGAGTATGGGTAAGCCGGTGGTGGTGGGTGCTAAAGGGGTTTCTGGTTTTAGAGAACAGGTGATCCATCAGGGTCCCGAAAGGTGCGGGAGCCATGTGAATCCCGATGATCCCTATGATGTAGCCAAATTTACGATAGAACTCCTCAAGGATGAAAAGCTGAGGAAGGAACTGGGCAAGAATGCTAGGAAGCGCGTGCTGGAGAAGTTTACCTTCGATCAAGCAGCGGATAACACCCTCAAGCTATACGAAGCAGTGTTGCAAAACCATCTTCCCTAA
- a CDS encoding DUF2148 domain-containing protein, whose protein sequence is MEEKEGLLEVARLMALSARTAPKARGRDHLRIRILTIPEKEKLAEKMEEMANQYEFFRRDAKNIRTANTVLLIGLVGEPMDLNCGACGRSCEEIRKEGKKEGRGCAGPICVVDALNLGIALGSAAKTASLLNVDNRMMFSAGVAARKAGLMEADVVIALPLSATGKNPFFDRG, encoded by the coding sequence ATGGAAGAAAAAGAAGGATTGCTGGAAGTGGCCAGACTCATGGCCCTTTCAGCTAGAACCGCTCCAAAGGCAAGGGGTAGGGATCACCTCAGGATAAGGATCCTGACTATTCCCGAAAAAGAAAAACTGGCGGAGAAGATGGAGGAGATGGCGAATCAATACGAGTTCTTCCGCAGGGATGCCAAAAACATCAGAACTGCCAATACCGTTTTGCTCATAGGACTGGTGGGAGAACCCATGGACCTAAATTGCGGGGCCTGCGGCAGGAGCTGCGAGGAAATCAGAAAGGAGGGTAAGAAAGAGGGGAGGGGATGCGCTGGACCCATATGTGTAGTGGATGCCCTCAATTTGGGTATAGCCCTGGGTTCTGCCGCCAAAACGGCCTCGCTACTCAATGTGGATAACAGAATGATGTTTTCTGCCGGGGTGGCCGCCAGGAAAGCCGGACTAATGGAAGCCGATGTGGTGATTGCCCTCCCCCTCTCTGCCACGGGAAAGAACCCCTTCTTCGATAGGGGATAA
- the feoB gene encoding ferrous iron transport protein B, producing the protein MEKIRIALAGNANVGKSVIFNYFTGLHQHIGNWPGKTVEKAEGTLYFKGKLIDMIDLPGIYSLTTFSLEERISREYIAKEKPDVVINVVDASALERNLFFTLQLLELEPKIVIALNQMDVAARKGIKVDPRRLERQLGVPVVPTVAVRGKGMHSLLEKAVGMAEGRIKLKPFKPSYGREIERRIHLLLPLLEKENFGYPPRWLALKLLEGDEEIRKLVGRISPRAVEVAEKYSKELEELYGEEASTLLTSLRYSLAHRIASKSQKISPKPFPAERLDALTTHPILGYFFLIGILLSLFLTVFWVGSMLEGGLERIARPMVKWTSERFGSLVGEGVVEGMVAGLTIVLPFVLPFYILLTLLEDSGYLARGAFLMDGLMHRLGIHGKAFIPILLGYGCNVPACLGCRIMETEREKLLSVFLSTLVPCAARTVVILGLVGKFVGIGWAIGLYLLDLAVLFLLGRLAFKILPGEPMGLIMEIPPYRKPHLSTVLRQSWNRTKDFIYVAFPFIVGGSLILTALRMGGLLNPLSDFLKPLTVGWLGLPAVAGVALFFGILRKELTLIMLTMLLGQDLSLHLTHVQMIVFATVTMFYFPCVATLAALIREAGWRRALYIATAEILFALWLGGIMYRLLLLGGI; encoded by the coding sequence ATGGAGAAGATCAGGATAGCCCTAGCCGGCAACGCCAACGTTGGAAAGTCGGTGATTTTCAATTACTTCACCGGTCTCCACCAACACATTGGAAATTGGCCGGGGAAAACCGTGGAAAAGGCCGAAGGTACCCTATACTTCAAAGGAAAGCTCATCGACATGATAGATTTACCGGGCATTTACTCCCTCACCACTTTTTCCCTGGAAGAGAGAATTTCCAGAGAATACATTGCCAAGGAAAAACCAGATGTCGTAATAAACGTGGTGGATGCTTCCGCCCTCGAGAGAAACCTCTTCTTCACCCTTCAGCTGTTGGAGCTTGAACCCAAGATAGTGATAGCCCTTAACCAAATGGATGTGGCGGCGAGGAAAGGAATAAAGGTGGATCCCAGGCGGCTGGAAAGACAGCTGGGAGTCCCGGTGGTACCCACCGTGGCTGTGAGGGGAAAGGGGATGCATTCCCTCCTGGAAAAAGCCGTGGGGATGGCGGAAGGAAGGATCAAGCTCAAGCCCTTCAAGCCTTCCTATGGAAGGGAGATCGAAAGGAGAATCCATCTCCTTCTCCCCCTCTTGGAAAAGGAGAATTTCGGTTACCCCCCACGATGGTTGGCCCTAAAACTTCTGGAAGGGGATGAAGAGATCAGAAAGCTGGTGGGTAGGATTTCTCCACGCGCGGTTGAAGTGGCGGAAAAGTATTCCAAGGAACTCGAAGAACTCTACGGGGAAGAGGCTTCAACCCTTCTCACCTCCCTCAGATACAGTTTAGCCCACAGGATAGCCAGCAAGAGCCAGAAGATCTCTCCCAAACCCTTCCCAGCCGAAAGACTCGATGCACTCACCACCCATCCCATCCTGGGCTATTTCTTTTTGATCGGGATTCTCCTCTCCCTTTTCCTCACGGTTTTTTGGGTAGGGAGCATGCTGGAAGGGGGCCTGGAAAGGATCGCCAGGCCGATGGTGAAATGGACCTCGGAGAGGTTTGGAAGCTTGGTCGGGGAGGGAGTGGTGGAGGGAATGGTGGCGGGCTTGACCATCGTCCTCCCCTTCGTGCTACCCTTCTACATCCTCCTTACCCTGCTCGAAGACTCTGGATACCTCGCCAGAGGTGCCTTCTTGATGGACGGTTTGATGCACAGGCTGGGAATACATGGAAAGGCCTTCATTCCCATCCTGTTGGGATATGGCTGCAACGTCCCGGCTTGCTTGGGATGCAGAATCATGGAAACGGAGAGGGAAAAACTGCTCTCCGTTTTCCTCTCCACCTTGGTGCCCTGTGCAGCCAGGACGGTGGTGATTCTTGGGCTGGTGGGAAAATTCGTGGGAATAGGCTGGGCCATCGGGCTCTACCTGCTGGATCTGGCGGTGCTTTTCCTCTTGGGTAGGCTGGCCTTCAAGATCCTGCCCGGTGAGCCCATGGGACTGATCATGGAAATACCGCCCTACCGCAAACCCCATCTATCAACCGTACTCCGTCAGAGCTGGAACCGGACCAAGGATTTCATCTATGTGGCCTTTCCCTTCATCGTGGGGGGTAGTTTAATCCTAACGGCCCTGAGGATGGGTGGCCTCTTGAATCCCCTTTCGGATTTCCTAAAGCCACTCACGGTAGGCTGGTTGGGTCTTCCAGCAGTGGCAGGGGTAGCCCTCTTCTTCGGCATCCTGAGGAAGGAGCTCACCCTCATCATGCTCACCATGCTGCTCGGACAAGATCTCTCCCTCCATCTTACCCATGTCCAGATGATCGTCTTCGCCACCGTGACCATGTTTTACTTCCCGTGTGTGGCTACCCTGGCGGCCCTAATCAGAGAGGCGGGATGGAGGAGAGCCCTGTACATTGCAACAGCGGAAATCCTCTTCGCGCTCTGGCTGGGGGGAATAATGTATAGGCTTCTCCTGCTAGGGGGTATTTAG
- a CDS encoding NUDIX hydrolase — protein sequence MKKVFPRLGASVLVERGDKILLVKRGSEPGKGRWALPGGLVEVGEGIRKAAVREVKEETGIKIRLKGLVGVYDILEKNGKGVLQYHYVTVCFLGEALSTEVRKGGEVLDAGWFGREELGKKKLTKTTRRILKERGWLVKG from the coding sequence ATGAAGAAGGTCTTTCCGAGACTGGGCGCCTCCGTACTGGTGGAAAGGGGAGATAAGATCTTGCTGGTAAAGAGGGGTTCTGAGCCTGGAAAGGGAAGATGGGCGTTACCTGGAGGACTGGTGGAAGTTGGTGAAGGAATAAGAAAAGCTGCAGTGAGAGAAGTGAAGGAAGAGACGGGAATAAAGATAAGACTCAAGGGGTTGGTGGGTGTCTACGATATCTTGGAAAAGAATGGAAAGGGAGTGCTCCAATACCATTACGTTACCGTCTGCTTTTTGGGAGAAGCCCTCTCCACCGAAGTGAGGAAGGGGGGTGAAGTGCTGGATGCGGGATGGTTCGGGAGGGAAGAACTGGGGAAGAAAAAACTCACTAAAACCACCCGGAGGATTTTAAAGGAAAGGGGTTGGCTGGTGAAAGGTTGA